A DNA window from Gemmatimonadaceae bacterium contains the following coding sequences:
- a CDS encoding protein arginine kinase, translating to MLDLSLLPDGGVGWLDASGDYPDIVISTRIRLARNLEGYAFAGRARDGERLRILSQVQQAISGMRELHHGVMLRVDEMPAEDRLLLHERHLVSRELAGLDAQRPVRSGSAVFLTRATSVMINEEDHLRVQALESGLRIADAFNAVYALDSELGDRVPYAFHNEFGFLTACPTNAGTGLRASVLIHLPGLVLTKEIAKVLAGLQQVGLTYRGLYGEGSEVVGNFFQISNQTTLGRSEGELLDYLTRVVTHVIEREEEARKVLLRDAGYIIEDKLWRAYGTLRYARSLTFDEVMSYLSSVRLAVGLKLITDLSVYTLNKLLIFSQSAHLAHAEGRQLTTSEENLARAKYVRRILADDTGSTR from the coding sequence ATGCTCGATCTCTCGTTGCTGCCAGACGGCGGGGTGGGATGGCTGGACGCGTCCGGCGACTATCCCGACATCGTGATATCCACGCGCATCCGGCTCGCGCGGAATCTCGAGGGCTACGCGTTCGCCGGCAGAGCCCGCGACGGGGAGCGTCTTCGTATCCTGTCGCAGGTTCAGCAGGCCATTTCAGGCATGCGCGAGCTTCATCATGGCGTGATGCTGCGCGTGGACGAGATGCCCGCCGAGGATCGCCTTCTTCTCCATGAGCGTCATCTCGTCAGTCGTGAGCTGGCCGGTCTTGACGCCCAGCGTCCCGTCCGGAGCGGATCCGCCGTATTTCTCACGCGCGCGACGAGCGTGATGATCAACGAGGAGGACCACCTGCGCGTTCAGGCGCTCGAGTCGGGGCTGCGGATAGCGGATGCCTTCAACGCCGTGTATGCCCTCGACTCCGAGCTTGGAGACCGGGTTCCGTACGCGTTCCACAACGAGTTCGGCTTTCTCACCGCCTGCCCGACGAACGCCGGCACCGGCCTCCGGGCATCGGTGCTCATCCATCTTCCCGGTCTCGTGCTCACGAAGGAGATCGCAAAGGTTCTTGCCGGCCTTCAGCAGGTGGGGCTCACGTACAGGGGATTGTACGGAGAGGGAAGCGAAGTCGTCGGGAATTTCTTCCAGATCTCGAACCAGACGACGCTCGGACGCAGCGAAGGGGAGCTGCTGGATTACCTGACGCGAGTGGTAACCCACGTCATCGAGCGCGAGGAAGAAGCAAGAAAGGTATTGCTTCGGGATGCCGGTTATATTATCGAAGACAAGCTCTGGCGAGCGTACGGAACGCTTCGTTACGCGAGAAGCCTCACTTTCGACGAGGTGATGAGCTATCTCAGCAGCGTTCGTCTCGCGGTTGGTCTGAAACTGATTACCGATCTGAGTGTATATACCCTCAACAAGCTCCTGATATTCAGTCAGTCGGCACATTTGGCGCATGCCGAAGGTCGCCAGCTGACGACGAGCGAAGAGAATCTCGCGCGCGCGAAGTACGTGCGGCGAATTCTCGCTGATGATACGGGGTCTACACGATGA
- a CDS encoding UvrB/UvrC motif-containing protein, translated as MVCDVCKEGDAVIQLTQIEGTGVRLLHLCERCAAERGVETTAGAPKPQVSDFLQSVHHAMQATQGDAARCAFCSSTFRDFRSTGRLGCAHCYDAFEKSMRDLLRRVHGSSQHMGRRYESPASALVPDGGTANELRDRLRRAVEAEQFELAADIRDRLRGME; from the coding sequence ATGGTCTGTGATGTGTGCAAGGAAGGCGACGCGGTCATTCAGTTGACCCAGATTGAGGGCACGGGCGTACGCCTGCTGCATCTCTGCGAGCGCTGCGCCGCGGAGCGCGGCGTGGAGACGACCGCCGGCGCGCCGAAGCCGCAGGTCTCCGACTTCCTGCAGAGTGTTCACCACGCGATGCAGGCGACCCAGGGAGACGCCGCCCGCTGCGCGTTCTGCAGCTCTACCTTCCGCGACTTCAGATCCACCGGCCGCCTCGGCTGTGCGCACTGCTACGACGCATTCGAGAAGAGCATGCGCGATCTGCTTCGGCGAGTACACGGTAGCTCGCAGCACATGGGGCGCCGCTACGAGTCCCCTGCTTCTGCGCTGGTGCCCGACGGCGGCACCGCCAATGAGCTGCGCGACCGACTCAGGCGCGCCGTAGAAGCCGAGCAGTTCGAGCTTGCCGCGGACATCCGCGACCGGCTGAGAGGGATGGAGTGA
- a CDS encoding ABC transporter ATP-binding protein → MAVLEAHDLHKTYVGGDGGTINVLCGVDLAVNNREMVAIVGASGAGKSTLLHVLGALERPTRGYVVIGGEPIAGLDDEQLAALRNRSVGFVFQFHHLLREFTALENVMMPLRISGKTVAEARSRAGELLSRVGLSGRMHHLPSALSGGEQQRTAVARALATDPRIVLADEPSGNLDLANGEMLHDLLTEVVNDLEIGMVVVTHNRSLAARASRVLLLEGGRLSETVVSDTFV, encoded by the coding sequence ATGGCGGTTCTGGAAGCGCACGACCTGCACAAGACCTACGTCGGCGGTGACGGTGGGACGATCAACGTCCTCTGCGGGGTGGATCTGGCTGTCAATAACCGCGAGATGGTCGCGATCGTCGGAGCGAGCGGGGCGGGGAAGTCCACGCTGCTCCACGTGCTCGGCGCGCTCGAGCGGCCAACGCGCGGCTACGTCGTGATCGGTGGCGAGCCCATCGCCGGACTCGACGACGAGCAACTGGCTGCGCTTCGGAACCGTTCGGTCGGTTTCGTGTTTCAGTTTCATCACCTTCTTCGTGAGTTCACTGCTCTCGAGAATGTGATGATGCCGCTCCGGATCTCCGGGAAGACTGTCGCCGAGGCAAGGAGCCGTGCCGGGGAGCTGCTGTCACGCGTGGGGCTCAGCGGGAGAATGCATCACCTCCCGTCCGCGCTGTCCGGCGGCGAGCAGCAGCGGACGGCGGTGGCGCGGGCGCTGGCGACCGATCCGCGGATCGTCCTCGCCGACGAGCCATCGGGAAATCTTGACCTCGCCAACGGCGAGATGTTGCACGACCTTCTGACGGAGGTCGTGAACGATCTCGAGATCGGAATGGTCGTCGTGACGCATAACCGCTCGCTGGCCGCCCGTGCCAGCAGGGTTCTGCTGCTCGAGGGCGGCCGTCTTTCCGAAACCGTTGTGAGTGACACGTTCGTATAG
- a CDS encoding ABC transporter permease has protein sequence MNRLEMSIAWRYLRSRRGSRLLSLISIIAIGGVMVGVSALILIIGVMNGLQRDLREKILVGSPDIRVLSYGEDLRIDDWRTVLGKVKRQPGVVAAAPFVLVEGGMNAGHDYAGAAYVVGMLPSGRGVPDVTTIRQHLISGDFRFASSDGQIRGVVLGKLVASRYNAWPGDKINLVSISGVKANPVTGGYVPRIFQFEVTGIVETGMYEYDNAYVYIALDKAQEFAALGNGVTGIEVRTSNRWDAGQVAERITASLGWPYRTVDWQEQNRSLFQALKLEKLGMGVILLLIVMVAAFNIVSTLTMVVADKTREIGILKAMGLPSRSIRRVFLAQGIVIGLVGTALGLLLGFGGAFALEKYEFIPLDPSIYFIDHLPVATQPADVVWIVMASILTAAVATLYPAIQASRLYPIDAIRHE, from the coding sequence ATGAACCGCCTCGAGATGTCCATTGCGTGGAGATATCTCCGGAGCAGGCGCGGTTCCCGCCTGCTGTCGCTCATCAGCATCATCGCCATCGGCGGTGTGATGGTCGGCGTGAGCGCGCTCATCCTCATCATCGGCGTGATGAACGGCCTGCAACGCGATCTCCGCGAAAAAATTCTCGTCGGCAGCCCGGACATCAGGGTTCTCAGTTATGGCGAGGATCTCAGGATTGACGACTGGCGCACAGTTCTCGGCAAGGTAAAGCGGCAGCCGGGAGTGGTAGCCGCCGCGCCGTTCGTGCTCGTCGAGGGCGGCATGAACGCGGGCCATGACTATGCCGGCGCGGCGTACGTCGTCGGAATGCTTCCTTCCGGACGCGGCGTTCCCGACGTGACCACCATTCGCCAGCATCTCATATCCGGGGACTTCCGGTTTGCCAGCAGCGATGGACAGATACGGGGAGTTGTGCTTGGCAAGCTCGTCGCGTCGCGGTATAACGCATGGCCCGGCGATAAGATCAATCTCGTCTCCATCTCGGGAGTGAAAGCGAATCCAGTCACCGGCGGATACGTTCCGCGAATCTTCCAGTTCGAGGTCACCGGCATCGTCGAGACAGGGATGTACGAGTACGACAATGCCTACGTGTACATCGCTCTCGACAAGGCCCAGGAGTTTGCCGCGCTCGGGAATGGCGTGACCGGCATCGAGGTGAGAACGAGCAACCGGTGGGACGCCGGCCAGGTCGCCGAGCGGATCACCGCTTCGCTCGGCTGGCCCTACCGGACAGTGGACTGGCAGGAGCAGAACCGATCGCTCTTCCAGGCGCTCAAGCTGGAGAAGCTCGGCATGGGCGTCATCCTTCTTCTCATCGTGATGGTGGCGGCGTTCAACATCGTCAGTACGCTCACCATGGTGGTCGCCGACAAGACGCGTGAGATCGGCATCCTGAAGGCGATGGGGTTGCCGTCGCGGTCCATACGCCGCGTTTTCCTCGCCCAGGGAATCGTGATCGGTCTGGTAGGTACGGCCCTCGGACTGCTCCTCGGATTCGGCGGCGCGTTCGCGCTCGAAAAGTACGAATTCATCCCCCTCGACCCGTCCATCTACTTCATAGATCATCTGCCGGTTGCGACTCAGCCAGCGGACGTGGTATGGATCGTTATGGCGAGTATCCTCACCGCGGCGGTGGCTACTCTCTATCCGGCGATCCAGGCATCACGGCTGTATCCCATCGACGCGATCAGGCACGAGTAG
- the lysS gene encoding lysine--tRNA ligase, translating into MSDDLNFVLKARREKLEALRASSVNPFGYSYHRDHTAAEALALLPVQAAGAAHEGAGEGPRVSVAGRVVAWRAHGKTVFAHLSDFSGRIQLYFRRDQLGDERFAVLSHLDLGDIIGVTGPLFRTRTGETTVRVGSFELLAKSLRPLPFGKEEVIDGETIRHSGFSDPEQRYRQRYADLAVHPEVRSLFVARSRMITTIRSFLDELGFLEVETPVLQPLYGGAAARPFATHHNALDMPLFLRVADELYLKRLVVGGFERVYEIGHDFRNEGIDRTHNPEFTMLEFYEAYADYEVMMGRVELLLVSVSVALRGLPEVGDSVPRLSPPFPRIEWVPSLNNAAGTDVMACDDATLRQLASRVGVSHPEALSRPKVMDEIFQSLVESKITEPMFVVDYPVELSPLAKLKRGNPALTERFELFANGREIANAFSELNDPIDQRERLEVQARLRAAGDLEASGVDEDYLRAMEYGMPPMGGVGVGIDRLFMYLTGTQNIRDVILFPTMRPE; encoded by the coding sequence GTGAGCGACGACCTCAACTTCGTCCTCAAGGCGAGGCGTGAGAAACTGGAGGCACTGCGCGCGTCTTCGGTAAATCCGTTCGGTTATTCGTATCACCGCGACCACACCGCGGCCGAAGCGCTTGCGTTGCTCCCGGTCCAGGCAGCCGGTGCGGCGCATGAAGGCGCCGGGGAAGGGCCGCGTGTTTCCGTCGCTGGCCGCGTCGTGGCCTGGCGCGCGCATGGGAAGACCGTCTTCGCGCACCTCTCTGATTTTAGCGGGCGCATCCAGCTCTACTTCCGTCGCGATCAGCTTGGCGACGAGCGATTCGCGGTGCTCTCCCACCTCGATCTCGGCGACATCATCGGAGTGACGGGCCCGCTGTTCCGTACGCGCACCGGCGAGACGACCGTTCGCGTCGGGAGCTTCGAGCTGCTCGCCAAGTCGCTGCGACCGCTTCCGTTCGGAAAGGAAGAAGTGATCGACGGAGAGACTATCCGTCACTCGGGATTCAGCGATCCCGAGCAGCGGTATCGCCAGCGATACGCGGACCTCGCTGTGCATCCCGAGGTGCGCTCGCTGTTCGTCGCGCGCTCCCGGATGATCACGACGATTCGATCGTTTCTCGACGAACTGGGTTTCCTCGAGGTCGAGACGCCGGTGCTTCAGCCCCTGTACGGCGGTGCCGCGGCGCGACCATTCGCGACGCACCACAACGCGCTCGACATGCCGCTCTTCCTGCGCGTCGCCGACGAGCTCTATCTCAAGAGGCTCGTCGTCGGTGGTTTCGAGCGCGTCTACGAGATCGGCCACGATTTCCGCAACGAGGGGATCGATCGGACGCATAACCCCGAGTTCACGATGCTCGAGTTCTACGAGGCATACGCGGATTACGAGGTGATGATGGGCCGCGTCGAGTTGCTGCTCGTCAGCGTGTCCGTCGCACTGCGCGGCCTGCCGGAAGTGGGAGACAGCGTGCCGAGGCTTTCGCCGCCTTTCCCGCGCATCGAATGGGTGCCGTCGCTCAACAACGCCGCCGGCACGGACGTGATGGCCTGCGACGACGCGACTCTGAGGCAACTGGCATCGCGCGTTGGCGTCTCGCATCCCGAAGCGCTGAGCCGGCCCAAGGTGATGGACGAAATCTTCCAGTCGCTCGTCGAGTCGAAGATCACCGAACCGATGTTTGTCGTGGACTATCCGGTCGAGCTGTCCCCGCTGGCGAAGCTGAAGCGCGGAAACCCCGCTCTCACGGAAAGGTTCGAGCTATTCGCCAACGGCAGGGAGATCGCGAACGCATTCAGCGAGTTGAACGATCCCATAGACCAGCGTGAGCGCCTCGAGGTACAGGCGCGGCTTCGCGCGGCGGGCGATCTGGAGGCCTCCGGTGTAGATGAGGATTACCTGCGCGCGATGGAATACGGAATGCCTCCGATGGGTGGTGTGGGAGTCGGAATCGACCGCCTCTTCATGTACCTGACCGGAACACAGAACATTCGCGACGTCATCCTCTTTCCGACCATGCGCCCCGAATGA
- the prfB gene encoding peptide chain release factor 2 has translation MFDIESKRAELSAFEARMAEPDFWNRQETAQQVLQEVKTLRGWIEPYDKLTARVRSAEELDELLRESPDAEMESELETEVEGLESELDSFELRTLLRRPDDYRDAQVEISAGAGGTEAQDWAEMLMRMYTRWAERKGFEMELLDESKGEEAGIKGAVLEIRGHYAYGFLLPEAGVHRLVRISPFDSAARRHTSFASVFVYPVVNEEINIEIRDEDLRIDVYRASGAGGQHVNKTSSAVRITHIPTGTVVASQAQRSQFKNKSQAMQMLKNKLYQAEIQRREEEKAKVDANKQDVTFGSQIRSYVFQPYTMVNDHRTGLKIPDVQKVMDGGIDPFIEAYLKQSGGGAGQ, from the coding sequence ATCTTTGACATCGAGTCGAAGCGGGCGGAGCTGAGCGCGTTCGAAGCGCGCATGGCGGAGCCGGATTTCTGGAACAGGCAGGAAACGGCGCAGCAGGTCCTTCAGGAAGTGAAGACGCTCCGCGGATGGATCGAGCCCTACGACAAGCTGACGGCACGAGTCAGGAGCGCTGAGGAGCTCGACGAGCTTCTGCGCGAGTCACCGGACGCGGAGATGGAGTCGGAGCTGGAGACTGAAGTGGAGGGTCTCGAATCGGAGCTCGACTCGTTCGAGCTGCGAACGCTTCTCCGCCGGCCCGATGACTACCGCGACGCGCAGGTCGAGATCAGCGCCGGCGCTGGCGGGACCGAGGCGCAGGACTGGGCGGAGATGCTCATGCGCATGTACACCCGGTGGGCCGAGCGCAAAGGGTTCGAGATGGAGCTGCTGGACGAGAGCAAGGGAGAGGAAGCAGGGATCAAGGGCGCGGTCCTCGAGATTCGCGGGCATTATGCGTACGGATTTCTTCTTCCGGAGGCAGGCGTGCACCGGCTGGTGCGCATCTCGCCATTCGATTCGGCGGCGAGGCGGCACACGAGCTTCGCTTCGGTGTTCGTCTATCCCGTGGTGAATGAAGAGATAAACATCGAGATTCGCGACGAGGATCTGAGGATAGACGTATATCGCGCGTCGGGAGCCGGCGGGCAGCACGTGAACAAGACGAGCTCAGCCGTGCGCATTACGCACATTCCGACGGGAACGGTCGTCGCATCGCAGGCCCAGCGGTCGCAATTCAAGAACAAGTCGCAGGCGATGCAGATGCTGAAGAACAAGCTCTACCAGGCCGAGATTCAGCGCCGCGAGGAGGAGAAGGCAAAGGTCGACGCCAACAAGCAGGACGTGACCTTCGGCAGCCAGATCCGGAGCTACGTGTTTCAGCCGTACACGATGGTCAACGACCATCGAACCGGGCTGAAGATTCCGGACGTCCAGAAGGTCATGGACGGAGGCATAGATCCATTCATCGAGGCGTATCTGAAACAGTCCGGCGGCGGAGCGGGCCAGTGA